Proteins from one Halovivax limisalsi genomic window:
- a CDS encoding MFS transporter: MAKAGAVARYYLFKATEAVEFYRPIMYLYVLSQGLSFTHIVLFEALYNLTTVLGEIPTGYVGDRIGRRNSLLVGTVLIAATLVGLALASSAVAFAILFVCWSLGYNFRSGTEDAWVYETLADTDETDAFTRIRGRGQSIALAAGVGASLVGGYLGGIDLALPFLAAAVFTGLGALVILTLSEPETYRESGSSELGLREAIEVTREALGQRRLRSFIVYYFVLFSAVTYLVFIFLQPVFEATLAELGIDVTLVVPFPGGGAFELAVSPENVETLLGGFYAAINLASAAVSYRIDLLRDRIGLGRWFVLAPLLVGGLLLGMAAVPALAFVALFVGWGVVEPTRVLAGQYVNDRVETLGRATVLSAMAMVSALTVIPFQLGSGVLSDLVSPTAALSLAGGVLVVGSLAILAWEPPVEVPTVGSTGE, translated from the coding sequence ATGGCGAAGGCGGGAGCCGTCGCGCGGTACTACCTGTTCAAGGCGACGGAGGCGGTCGAGTTCTACCGGCCGATCATGTACCTCTACGTTCTCTCGCAGGGCCTGTCGTTCACCCACATCGTGCTCTTCGAGGCGCTGTACAACCTGACGACCGTCCTCGGCGAGATCCCGACGGGCTACGTCGGCGACCGCATCGGGCGGCGCAACAGCCTGCTGGTCGGGACGGTCCTCATCGCCGCGACGCTGGTCGGCCTCGCGCTCGCGAGCTCCGCGGTGGCGTTCGCGATCCTGTTCGTCTGCTGGTCGCTGGGTTACAACTTCCGGTCGGGGACGGAGGACGCCTGGGTGTACGAGACGCTCGCGGACACCGACGAGACGGACGCCTTCACCCGAATTCGGGGCCGCGGCCAGTCGATCGCGCTCGCCGCCGGCGTCGGCGCCTCGCTCGTCGGCGGCTACCTCGGCGGGATCGACCTCGCGCTGCCGTTCCTCGCCGCGGCCGTGTTCACCGGTCTCGGCGCGCTCGTCATCCTCACGCTGTCCGAACCGGAGACCTACCGGGAGAGCGGATCGAGCGAACTGGGGCTGCGGGAGGCGATCGAGGTCACCCGCGAGGCCCTCGGGCAGCGTCGCCTCCGGTCGTTCATCGTGTACTACTTCGTGCTCTTCTCGGCGGTCACCTACCTCGTGTTCATCTTCCTCCAGCCGGTCTTCGAGGCGACCCTGGCTGAACTCGGGATCGACGTCACCCTGGTCGTTCCGTTCCCGGGAGGTGGCGCCTTCGAACTCGCCGTCTCGCCCGAGAACGTCGAGACGCTGCTCGGCGGGTTCTACGCGGCGATCAACCTCGCCTCCGCGGCCGTGAGCTATCGCATCGACCTGCTCCGCGATCGGATCGGGTTGGGCCGGTGGTTCGTCCTCGCGCCCCTGCTCGTCGGCGGGTTGCTCCTGGGGATGGCCGCCGTGCCGGCCCTCGCGTTCGTGGCGCTCTTCGTCGGCTGGGGTGTCGTCGAGCCGACGCGCGTCCTCGCCGGCCAGTACGTCAACGATCGGGTCGAGACGCTCGGCCGGGCGACCGTCCTGAGCGCGATGGCGATGGTGAGCGCGCTCACCGTGATCCCCTTCCAGCTGGGCAGCGGCGTGCTCTCCGACCTCGTCTCGCCGACCGCCGCGCTGTCGCTGGCCGGCGGCGTCCTGGTGGTCGGATCGCTCGCGATCCTGGCCTGGGAGCCGCCGGTCGAGGTGCCGACGGTCGGTTCGACCGGCGAGTGA
- a CDS encoding phosphoribosyltransferase — MFDDRADAGRRLAAELDRRDVEADVVLGIPRGALPVARPVADRLDADLDVIVASKLGAPGNPELAIGAAGSDGAVWRNDALIEQLDVSEAYFEREREREADAARTKLERYRGTTDLPALEGRHVVVVDDGVATGATARACLRQVRERDPASVTLAVPVSSPRAADELADEADAVVALETPQSFRAVGQFYRRFPQVSDDEAMDYLE; from the coding sequence ATGTTCGACGACAGAGCGGACGCCGGCCGAAGGCTCGCGGCGGAACTCGACCGTCGCGACGTCGAGGCCGACGTCGTCCTCGGTATTCCCCGCGGCGCGCTCCCCGTCGCACGGCCCGTCGCCGATCGGCTCGACGCGGACCTCGACGTCATCGTCGCCTCGAAACTCGGCGCCCCCGGCAATCCGGAACTCGCGATCGGCGCCGCCGGCAGCGACGGCGCCGTCTGGCGCAACGACGCGCTGATCGAGCAGCTCGACGTCTCCGAGGCGTACTTCGAGCGCGAACGCGAACGAGAGGCCGACGCCGCGCGAACGAAGCTCGAACGCTATCGCGGCACGACTGACCTGCCGGCTCTGGAGGGCAGACACGTCGTCGTGGTCGACGACGGCGTCGCGACCGGCGCGACGGCCAGGGCCTGTCTCCGGCAGGTTCGCGAGCGCGACCCCGCCTCGGTCACGCTCGCCGTTCCCGTCTCGTCGCCGCGGGCGGCCGACGAACTGGCCGACGAAGCCGACGCGGTCGTCGCGCTCGAGACGCCCCAGAGCTTCCGGGCCGTCGGGCAGTTCTACCGGCGGTTCCCCCAGGTCAGTGACGACGAAGCGATGGACTATCTCGAGTGA
- a CDS encoding DUF502 domain-containing protein, translating to MTSWKRDFASGLVVLGPVLICLFVLFWLYGFIASVTPTFIVSDQLLEGILGTSDAASQLADLVRVLVTLSVLVILVFAIGYLMRTTVGGLVERVVDNLANRLPGLRVVYNASKMAAETAFGEQESLQEPVKLEVWEGLRMTAFRTGKTADDGREILFLPTSPNITTGFVVEVESHRVDELDEDVEEALTRVLSAGFGDSKRGAGPGAGIPIDVIDEEAVDD from the coding sequence ATGACCTCGTGGAAGCGAGATTTTGCGAGCGGCCTCGTCGTTCTCGGGCCGGTGCTGATCTGTCTGTTCGTCCTCTTCTGGCTCTACGGCTTTATCGCCTCGGTCACGCCCACGTTCATCGTCTCCGATCAGCTTCTCGAGGGGATCCTCGGCACCTCCGACGCCGCGAGCCAGCTCGCCGACCTCGTCCGCGTGCTCGTGACGCTGTCGGTGCTCGTCATCCTCGTCTTCGCGATCGGGTACCTGATGCGAACGACGGTCGGCGGCCTCGTCGAACGCGTCGTCGACAACCTCGCGAACCGCCTGCCGGGCCTCCGCGTCGTGTACAACGCCTCGAAGATGGCCGCGGAGACCGCGTTCGGCGAACAGGAGAGCTTGCAGGAGCCAGTCAAACTCGAGGTCTGGGAGGGCTTGCGGATGACGGCCTTTCGGACCGGAAAGACGGCCGATGACGGCCGCGAGATCCTCTTCCTGCCGACGTCGCCGAACATCACGACCGGCTTCGTCGTCGAGGTCGAGAGCCACCGCGTCGACGAACTCGACGAGGACGTCGAGGAGGCCCTCACCCGCGTCCTCAGCGCCGGCTTCGGCGATTCGAAGCGCGGGGCCGGACCGGGAGCCGGGATCCCCATCGACGTCATCGACGAGGAGGCCGTCGACGACTGA
- a CDS encoding proline dehydrogenase family protein, with amino-acid sequence MLPPIASRFVAGESPESAIDHARELNQRNVSVILNLLGEHYDEREPAEADAAAYRDLVDRIDEAGLSACISIKPSQLGLDLGGDAFRELVTDIVDHAAARDVFVWIDMEDHTTTDVTLDVYEDLARKHDGGVGVCVQANLERTREDIERLADVPGKVRFVKGAYDEPKSIAHKEKSRVDEAYRDLLAYAFEHFEGGIAVGSHDPAMIDYATDLHDEYGTDFEIQMLMGVREDAQYDLVDRGYEVWQYAPYGDKWFSYFYRRVRERKENLLFALRAVLGR; translated from the coding sequence TCGGTTCGTCGCCGGCGAGTCGCCGGAGTCGGCGATCGACCACGCCCGCGAGCTCAACCAGCGCAACGTCTCGGTCATCCTGAACCTCCTCGGCGAACACTACGACGAGCGCGAACCGGCCGAAGCCGACGCCGCCGCCTACCGCGATCTCGTCGACCGGATCGACGAAGCCGGGCTCTCGGCGTGCATCTCGATCAAGCCCTCGCAACTGGGGCTCGACCTCGGCGGCGACGCGTTCCGGGAGCTCGTCACCGACATCGTCGACCACGCCGCCGCGCGCGACGTCTTCGTCTGGATCGACATGGAGGACCACACGACGACCGACGTCACGCTCGACGTCTACGAGGATCTCGCGCGCAAGCACGACGGCGGCGTCGGCGTCTGCGTCCAGGCGAATCTCGAACGGACCCGCGAGGATATCGAACGCCTCGCGGACGTCCCCGGCAAGGTCAGGTTCGTCAAGGGCGCCTACGACGAACCGAAATCGATCGCCCACAAGGAGAAATCGCGCGTCGACGAGGCCTATCGCGACTTGCTCGCCTACGCGTTCGAACACTTCGAGGGCGGGATCGCCGTCGGCAGTCACGACCCCGCGATGATCGACTACGCGACAGACCTCCACGACGAGTACGGCACCGACTTCGAGATCCAGATGCTGATGGGCGTTCGCGAGGACGCCCAGTACGACCTCGTCGATCGGGGCTACGAAGTCTGGCAGTACGCCCCCTACGGCGACAAGTGGTTCTCGTACTTCTACCGCCGGGTTCGCGAACGCAAGGAGAACCTCCTGTTCGCGCTTCGGGCCGTGCTCGGTCGCTGA